A single Filimonas effusa DNA region contains:
- a CDS encoding YceI family protein: MTHCFTPLKKILLLAGIQLITLAAMAQVKYQSKDNLNLTVAGTSTMHDWTMKSSKGDVSATFVVAANGQITDLSALTFTTPAEALKSEKSGMDKNAYKSLKTSKAPNLTYTLTSATITGNVIKCQGKLTLAGFTKETDLVATLKANADGTLTVTGTKKISMKDYQIDPPSFMMGTIKTGNDITLTFSVTLKK, translated from the coding sequence ATGACACACTGTTTCACACCCCTCAAAAAAATCCTTTTGCTTGCAGGTATTCAATTGATCACACTTGCGGCGATGGCACAAGTAAAATATCAGTCTAAAGACAATCTTAATTTAACTGTTGCCGGTACTTCTACCATGCACGACTGGACCATGAAATCGAGCAAAGGTGATGTTTCTGCTACATTCGTAGTGGCCGCCAACGGACAGATCACTGATCTTTCTGCTTTAACTTTCACTACGCCTGCTGAAGCGCTGAAAAGTGAGAAAAGCGGTATGGACAAAAACGCTTACAAATCCTTAAAAACAAGCAAGGCGCCCAACCTTACCTATACCCTTACTTCCGCTACTATCACCGGTAATGTTATTAAATGCCAGGGTAAACTTACCCTTGCCGGTTTCACCAAGGAAACTGACCTGGTAGCTACATTGAAAGCGAATGCCGACGGTACATTAACTGTTACAGGTACCAAAAAGATAAGCATGAAAGATTACCAGATAGATCCTCCCAGCTTTATGATGGGTACTATTAAAACCGGTAACGACATTACCCTGACATTCAGCGTAACCCTGAAGAAATAA
- a CDS encoding YceI family protein produces MRITKSRMFSATLALVSWVLFAGFYQGAYKARWVILKDCSVKVNGSTNVNKFSCSINGYPNSDTLAFSNNAAMPLAMAGKLALSVSSFDCNNAMMTSDLRKTLKAKEFPHLRITFVSLDKYPALQANPERIKGIVNIELAGVNKRTEVNYSVSADNQKIIHLIGTQTVLFSDFNLTPPRKLGGMIRANNELDVEFRINFRVVP; encoded by the coding sequence ATGCGTATCACAAAAAGCAGGATGTTTTCAGCGACACTGGCACTGGTCTCCTGGGTCTTGTTCGCCGGGTTTTACCAGGGCGCTTACAAGGCCAGGTGGGTGATCTTAAAAGATTGTTCGGTAAAAGTGAATGGCAGCACCAACGTCAACAAGTTCAGTTGCAGTATTAATGGTTATCCGAATTCGGATACGCTGGCTTTCAGTAATAATGCGGCTATGCCGCTGGCGATGGCTGGCAAGCTGGCTTTATCGGTGAGCAGCTTCGACTGTAATAATGCGATGATGACGAGCGACCTGCGTAAAACGCTTAAGGCAAAAGAATTTCCTCATTTGCGTATTACGTTTGTATCGCTGGATAAATATCCTGCACTGCAGGCGAATCCTGAACGTATCAAGGGGATTGTGAATATTGAGCTGGCGGGTGTTAATAAGAGAACGGAAGTGAATTACAGCGTATCGGCAGATAATCAAAAGATCATTCACCTGATAGGTACACAAACCGTGCTTTTTTCAGACTTCAACCTTACGCCTCCGAGAAAGTTGGGAGGGATGATCCGCGCCAATAATGAGCTGGATGTGGAGTTCCGGATCAACTTCAGGGTAGTGCCCTGA
- a CDS encoding response regulator, with the protein MQKILLIEDNTEIRENMTEILELAGYEVVAAADGKEGVALAQQHKPDLIICDIMMPVLDGYGVLHMLQRNNALQNIPFIFLTAKSERSEIRKGMEMGADDYITKPFEGAELLSAIESRLRKASLLRQEFAKDISGVDELINISSGKDYLEALKEDRSTDKFRKKQLIYAEGNHPSRLYYIIKGKVKCYKRNDDGKELITNLYAEGDFLGYMALLEGRTYRENAEALEETELAMIPRSEFEQLLGSNPVVMKKFIGILAKNINEKEDQLLNIAYNSLRKKVADTLVALYKKYNPTKNSAFTIDFSRENLAAIAGVAKESLIRTLSEFKEEGMISIQGSQIQVLNYTKLENMLN; encoded by the coding sequence ATGCAGAAGATCTTACTTATCGAAGACAATACGGAAATCAGGGAGAATATGACGGAGATCCTGGAGCTCGCAGGATACGAGGTGGTAGCGGCTGCAGATGGAAAAGAGGGGGTGGCGCTGGCGCAACAGCACAAGCCTGATCTTATCATTTGCGATATTATGATGCCGGTACTTGACGGTTATGGCGTGCTGCACATGCTGCAACGTAATAATGCGCTTCAGAACATTCCTTTTATATTCCTTACTGCAAAATCGGAACGTTCTGAGATAAGAAAGGGGATGGAAATGGGGGCTGATGATTATATCACCAAACCTTTTGAGGGGGCGGAGCTGCTCAGTGCTATTGAAAGCCGTTTGCGTAAGGCGAGCCTGTTAAGGCAGGAATTTGCGAAAGATATTTCCGGTGTTGACGAGCTGATCAATATTTCGTCGGGTAAAGATTACCTGGAAGCTTTGAAGGAAGACCGCAGCACCGATAAGTTCAGGAAAAAGCAACTCATTTATGCCGAGGGGAACCATCCTTCGCGTTTATACTATATTATCAAGGGGAAAGTAAAGTGTTACAAGCGGAACGACGACGGTAAAGAGTTGATAACCAACCTATATGCCGAAGGTGATTTTCTTGGATACATGGCTTTACTGGAGGGCAGGACTTATCGTGAGAATGCCGAAGCGCTTGAAGAAACGGAGCTGGCTATGATACCCCGTTCCGAATTTGAGCAGTTACTTGGCTCAAATCCGGTGGTGATGAAGAAATTTATTGGCATTCTGGCTAAGAATATCAATGAAAAAGAGGACCAGTTATTAAATATCGCCTACAATTCTCTTCGTAAAAAAGTGGCAGACACGCTTGTCGCCCTTTATAAAAAATACAATCCTACTAAAAACAGCGCCTTTACCATCGATTTTTCCCGCGAGAACCTTGCGGCCATTGCGGGTGTTGCCAAGGAGTCACTGATCAGGACTTTGAGTGAGTTTAAGGAAGAAGGGATGATCAGTATTCAGGGTAGTCAAATCCAGGTGTTGAATTATACCAAGCTCGAAAACATGCTGAACTAG
- a CDS encoding universal stress protein produces METHSYSNPGTIIVATDFSKASLNAAAYAADLAVTAKKELLLLHIVVLQVAFSEASLNLNIDELNRDAQQELDQLKDELRRRSKGKLCINTLIRTGTFFNELKTACDNIRPYLVVMGSQGTTVTERFVFGGHTVYAMKHLPWSLITVPLCADKAEIHNIGLACDFNHVADKLPAEALAKFSEMFEAKLHVLNVRHKGANQQQVQKEHAQLEQKLQVANPEYHFVENDNIDAAIIEFASKQHLDLLVVLPKKHNILEMLTQKSHTRELVLKSHVPVMTLGVEGK; encoded by the coding sequence ATGGAAACGCATTCTTATTCAAATCCCGGAACCATTATCGTTGCAACTGATTTTTCAAAAGCTTCGCTGAACGCTGCTGCCTATGCGGCGGACCTGGCAGTGACGGCTAAGAAAGAGTTGTTGTTGCTTCATATCGTGGTTTTACAGGTTGCTTTCAGCGAAGCTTCCCTGAATCTCAATATCGATGAACTGAACCGCGATGCGCAGCAGGAACTCGATCAGTTGAAAGATGAACTTCGCCGCAGATCGAAAGGTAAACTGTGCATCAACACTTTAATAAGAACAGGTACTTTCTTTAATGAGCTTAAAACGGCTTGTGATAACATTCGTCCCTACCTGGTGGTAATGGGCAGTCAGGGTACTACCGTTACCGAACGTTTTGTTTTTGGCGGACATACCGTGTATGCCATGAAACATTTACCCTGGTCGCTTATCACTGTTCCTTTGTGTGCCGATAAAGCGGAGATCCATAATATAGGGCTGGCCTGCGATTTCAATCATGTTGCCGATAAACTGCCGGCAGAAGCTTTGGCTAAGTTTTCGGAAATGTTCGAGGCCAAACTGCATGTGCTGAATGTGCGGCATAAAGGCGCCAACCAGCAGCAAGTTCAAAAAGAACATGCGCAGCTTGAACAAAAGCTGCAGGTGGCGAACCCTGAATATCATTTTGTGGAAAACGACAATATTGATGCGGCCATTATAGAGTTTGCTTCGAAACAGCACCTGGATCTGCTGGTTGTGCTGCCCAAAAAACATAATATCCTGGAAATGCTGACGCAGAAAAGTCATACCAGGGAACTGGTGCTGAAATCACATGTTCCGGTGATGACGTTGGGAGTGGAAGGGAAATAA
- a CDS encoding PAS domain-containing sensor histidine kinase produces MLHSTNFNDGIMDKDTNVSFSVLFDHASMGILVANEQGLIVMVNPFLLKQFGYTQEELVGQPIEKLIPARFHHRHKDHVQHYNEHPKSRPMGLGMDLFGIKKNGEEFSVEVSLGNHETENGRFVIAFLSDISKRKEAEQALKRLNEQLEEKIAERTQSLTGTVEQLAQAETDLRMALEKEKELSELKSRFVSLASHEFRTPLSTVLSSAYLISKYVEAVDHHKREKHVSRIVSSVNMLTDILNDFLSVGRIEEGKIQVRYTSFDVPQHIQHIIPEMNGLLKKEQKIVYNHEGELLVTLDASLLKHIVMNLLSNAIKFSPEKAEIYLTSRKTDDTLTITCKDQGLGISKEDQQHLFERFFRGANVTNIQGTGLGLHIIAKYAELMNGTVSCHSELNQGTTFEVVFQIQNPQ; encoded by the coding sequence TTGTTGCACTCTACAAATTTCAACGACGGAATAATGGACAAGGATACGAATGTAAGCTTCAGTGTGCTTTTCGATCATGCCTCTATGGGCATACTGGTGGCTAATGAGCAAGGTTTGATCGTTATGGTCAACCCTTTCCTCCTGAAACAATTCGGGTACACGCAGGAAGAACTGGTAGGTCAGCCTATCGAGAAACTGATCCCTGCCCGTTTTCATCATCGGCATAAGGATCATGTTCAGCATTACAATGAGCATCCCAAAAGCCGGCCCATGGGGTTGGGAATGGATCTTTTCGGCATTAAAAAGAATGGGGAAGAGTTTTCTGTAGAGGTGAGTCTTGGTAATCATGAAACCGAAAACGGCCGTTTTGTCATTGCATTCCTGAGTGATATTTCGAAACGCAAGGAGGCGGAGCAGGCGCTGAAGCGACTGAATGAGCAACTGGAAGAGAAAATTGCGGAGCGTACACAGTCGCTCACCGGTACGGTAGAGCAGCTGGCCCAGGCTGAAACCGACCTGCGGATGGCTTTGGAGAAGGAGAAAGAGCTGAGTGAGCTGAAATCGCGTTTTGTATCGCTTGCTTCGCATGAGTTCCGGACGCCGCTGAGCACGGTATTGTCTTCTGCCTATCTTATTTCGAAGTATGTGGAGGCTGTTGACCATCATAAAAGGGAGAAACACGTTTCACGTATTGTTTCTTCCGTTAATATGCTTACCGATATATTGAATGATTTTCTTTCTGTGGGAAGAATTGAAGAGGGTAAGATCCAGGTGCGTTATACCTCTTTCGACGTACCGCAGCATATACAGCATATTATACCCGAGATGAACGGTTTGCTCAAGAAAGAGCAAAAGATCGTTTACAATCATGAAGGCGAATTACTGGTAACGCTCGATGCGAGCTTACTGAAACATATTGTCATGAACCTGCTGTCGAATGCGATCAAGTTTTCGCCGGAAAAAGCGGAGATCTATCTTACCAGCAGGAAGACCGACGACACGTTAACCATTACATGTAAAGACCAGGGGCTGGGTATATCGAAAGAGGACCAGCAGCACCTGTTCGAACGTTTTTTCAGGGGAGCCAATGTCACCAATATACAGGGTACGGGGCTGGGGCTGCATATCATTGCCAAATATGCTGAACTTATGAATGGTACCGTGAGCTGTCACAGTGAATTAAATCAGGGTACTACCTTTGAAGTTGTTTTCCAAATTCAAAATCCGCAATAA